In Spirosoma pollinicola, the genomic window CTTTGGTGAGTATATCGACAACGAACTGAGCTGTTTCCATGAGCCTTCGGCTAAACGCGTTCAACGAGCCGTCATGAACCCGCAGCCGACCGGTTTGGTAGAGCACCTTCGCCCCGCGCCAGCAGGTGTAGCAGAGGGGTAGGGATTTGCAAAGCAGGATGAGCAGTATTTTAGGTCCATGTTGCCGAAACACTTCGGCCGCAATCATCAGTTTGAAGGGTTCGGCAAAGGCTGGTAACTGGCGGGTCTTCACAAAATACCCTTCCACGACCTCTTTGACGGCCTTAGGCAGAGCATCGAATGCCGGATTCGGAAACTGTCGATTGCGGACGAGCATCTGAAAAATCTGATCGATCTCGCCTTTCTGGTTCGTCGCCAGCAGCGTATCAATTACCTGATCAGCCAGAGGGTCGCCCATCAGGCGCTTGCCTGCTAGAAAATCATCTGCCCAGCGGGTTGGGGTAACGGCGGTAATGGACATAGACGGTCGGGTGGGGACAAGGGTCAGACAGGGGCTACAAGCTCGTTTTTCAGGCGGGTGATGAGTGATACATATTTTGACGATACACTCAGGAAACCTTTGTCGTTTGGATGAATCTCGTCGTACCAGTAATCGGCCGGTTGCGCAGTTTTTCGGACAGTACCGCGCAAATCCAGATACGTCACGTTCGAATAGGTTTCGGCTAACTGACGAAGCTGTTCGTTGAATGTATCCACAATAAACCAAACAATGGCATCGCGTTCATCGGAATCGGTAATGCTATTTTTAGTCAGCACATCGCCCATCCAGATCATCTTTCCGGGGCGGTTATCCTGTCCGGCGGGAATAACATAATCGTACCCGTGAACGACTACCTGTACCGTCGGATAGCCCTGTTCTACCAGCCTCAAAATACGCGTATATCGGTCTTTCACTCCCGTTAAACTCGTCCAGAAGGCATCTGTCAGGTAACGCTTAGGCCCATCCATACCGACTATAGGCTCACTGCGGATAAAACTGGTAAAATAGGTGCCAAGTAAATCATTGCCCCCGCCACTGAGCAGGAAAAAATCGGGCTTAACCTGGGCAATAGCTTCCAGAAACTCACTGTTTTTTAGGTAGTCCTCCAACGTTGCACCAGCAGCTGCTACGCTGAATACCGAATACACACCCGACAGATAATCGATCACGTCGCGCAACAGGAACGGGTACTGAAACCAGGAATCACCTTCCGCAACGATGCGTATGCGATCGGGATACCGCACCAGATTCTGCCGGTACTGTCGGTTTTGAAGCTGGCGGGCCACCTTGTTGGCGAGGGCAAGCGACAAATCAGCAAAAAGTCCCCGCTGTTCATCGGTAATGCCCAGAACCCGAAGGTCAGGTCGGAGTTTCAGCGTAGGGTTCAGACTCGCGTCGGTATTGGTTTCGAAATACAATCCCAGCGCGAAATCAGCTAATTGATTATCCCGTGCAGCATCACCCGGCAGGGTCAGCATCTGGTTCAGCTCCTCCGTGCTTACTGTGTTAACTAATGGATTAATTAATTGCAGCGTGAGTGTCTGGCTGCTCCACTCAGGAAGCGGTTCTGTCTCGTCGGTGTCTGTATCAACACCGCCCCGATTCGCCTTGTTTTTTTGTAAATCCGACAGCACAACGGGAGATTCCAGTGCCTCAAGAGTGAAAAACGCCAGTGTTTTTTCGGATAAAGGGTCTGTTGTAATCAGTAGTTTAAAATATTCTGTAGACGACGGCCAGTTATATTGACGAATGACCTCTTCCAGCCGTAGACGAATGCTGTCCATTCGGCCGGTGGGTGATTTTTTGTCGGCAAGACCCAGCGAAACCCGTTGTCCCGGTTCAAGGCGGCAGTTGATGGGCAAAAAGCCGGGATAAGCCATAAAATCCCTTGACAGGTATAAAACCGTACAATACAGGGGCCGGTCGGTGGGGTTTGTCAGGTTTACCGTCAGCGTACTCGTCCACTGACCAGCCGCCTGAACGAACGAAACCGGAATAGGGGCCGGGTGAGCCTCCGTTAGTGTAAGCGGTTGTTCTCCCTGCCGGGCTAGTTCAACCGTCAGCAAGGGTGCCGTTGCGGCAGGGTTACGTAGATTCCTCAGGTATTCCCACTGGGCAATGTGTCGTAAATAGTTGGTGAGCCGGGTTACTACCTGAGGCTCATCGGCGGGAAGCGCTCTAACCAGCGGC contains:
- a CDS encoding caspase family protein, translated to MSHITTESSPSGNNPSLYALVIGVGAYERVRPLRGPANDARAVARYLQNLPDFTLNLRLLTDNEASKAALIDGFRTHLAQAGPADTILFYFAGHGAQEEADRSIWTTETDGKLECLVCHDAQTTKPWEFLLTDKELRYLIAPLSATGAHVVTLFDCCHSGDNTRAADLLTEAMAGQDVRERRLSQSAPCRPYEAFFFHNVLSAEQINEQGLEVAMPQGDHVQMAACESDESAVEVNGDGIFTKNLLTVLNAAHGDVSYRDLHNRVRQYMRFSFDQQPRVYVVGSEHDLLLNRGFLNRPLDPDTLRVSATYNTEKGWLLDVGAIHGVSDTDQLIQIQDSTGSESFPAQINKIGSDYTVLDLTDDVQSRLDKTQVYQATIQGLMMQAIRLHLINHGGPSADIADLLTRPAETTGQSLTDGVVIPEEVETNADYTLHCRYGLYYLTHPENDNQPLVRALPADEPQVVTRLTNYLRHIAQWEYLRNLRNPAATAPLLTVELARQGEQPLTLTEAHPAPIPVSFVQAAGQWTSTLTVNLTNPTDRPLYCTVLYLSRDFMAYPGFLPINCRLEPGQRVSLGLADKKSPTGRMDSIRLRLEEVIRQYNWPSSTEYFKLLITTDPLSEKTLAFFTLEALESPVVLSDLQKNKANRGGVDTDTDETEPLPEWSSQTLTLQLINPLVNTVSTEELNQMLTLPGDAARDNQLADFALGLYFETNTDASLNPTLKLRPDLRVLGITDEQRGLFADLSLALANKVARQLQNRQYRQNLVRYPDRIRIVAEGDSWFQYPFLLRDVIDYLSGVYSVFSVAAAGATLEDYLKNSEFLEAIAQVKPDFFLLSGGGNDLLGTYFTSFIRSEPIVGMDGPKRYLTDAFWTSLTGVKDRYTRILRLVEQGYPTVQVVVHGYDYVIPAGQDNRPGKMIWMGDVLTKNSITDSDERDAIVWFIVDTFNEQLRQLAETYSNVTYLDLRGTVRKTAQPADYWYDEIHPNDKGFLSVSSKYVSLITRLKNELVAPV